From one Bdellovibrionota bacterium genomic stretch:
- a CDS encoding J domain-containing protein, with amino-acid sequence MKGKDYYKLLGVERSATNDQIKKAYRKLAKQYHPDFNPGNKQAEDKFKEITEAYAVLSDADKRRQYDAIGPDGFQSGFDFSQFFGGGFRPRPGQRVYHFSSGQGGFNFDFGGLEDIFGSMFGGGAGPGAHGHVPFESFESTGGGADATSELEIDFLTAVKGGDVQVNVGGERLSVKIPAGVENGQQIRLAGKGGAQGKRSSRGDLYITLRIQPHPTLERKGSDIVADVPVTLAEAALGSTIEVSTVDGLSHAKLPPGTSSGVQLRLKGKGVYRRDGGRGDHYARIQIVIPKDLDRRSKELIEEFAKKNPLNPRQRGT; translated from the coding sequence ATGAAAGGGAAAGATTACTACAAGTTGTTAGGTGTGGAACGCTCCGCCACGAACGACCAAATTAAGAAGGCATATCGGAAGCTCGCCAAACAGTACCACCCCGACTTCAATCCCGGGAACAAACAGGCCGAGGACAAGTTCAAGGAAATCACCGAGGCATACGCGGTTTTGAGCGACGCGGACAAGCGCCGCCAATACGACGCCATCGGGCCGGACGGCTTTCAGTCCGGTTTTGATTTCTCCCAGTTCTTCGGAGGAGGTTTTCGGCCGCGACCGGGCCAGCGGGTCTATCATTTTTCCTCGGGGCAGGGCGGGTTCAATTTTGATTTCGGCGGCCTGGAGGACATCTTCGGTTCGATGTTCGGTGGCGGGGCGGGGCCCGGCGCTCATGGCCACGTGCCGTTCGAATCGTTCGAATCGACGGGAGGGGGCGCGGACGCGACGTCCGAATTGGAGATCGATTTTTTGACCGCCGTAAAGGGAGGGGACGTCCAAGTAAATGTCGGCGGCGAGCGGTTGAGCGTGAAAATTCCGGCGGGCGTGGAAAACGGCCAACAGATCCGGCTCGCAGGGAAGGGGGGCGCGCAAGGCAAGCGGAGTTCGCGCGGAGATCTCTACATCACGTTGCGGATTCAACCTCATCCGACGCTTGAGCGGAAAGGGAGCGATATCGTCGCCGACGTGCCGGTTACATTGGCGGAAGCGGCGTTGGGTTCCACAATCGAGGTGTCGACCGTCGACGGTCTTTCTCATGCTAAACTTCCACCGGGTACCTCGAGCGGCGTGCAACTTCGGTTAAAAGGAAAAGGCGTGTATCGCCGCGACGGCGGACGGGGGGATCACTACGCCCGGATTCAAATCGTGATTCCGAAAGATCTCGATCGCCGGTCGAAAGAACTGATTGAAGAGTTTGCGAAGAAGAATCCGCTCAACCCCCGGCAAAGAGGTACCTGA
- the xseA gene encoding exodeoxyribonuclease VII large subunit, whose protein sequence is MDLFEYASQQQEEPEEGERQFNEAIYTVSEITSEVKSLIHARFGKSSIWIKGEISNFKGRNQSGHMYFFLKDENAVLNCVFFRNANQRIDFELQEGLEVLALGRLDVWAPGGKYQLIIEAIRPGGAGELYLRFEQLKKKLELEGLFDPARKRKLPAFPKRIGLITSPTGAAIRDMIHVIRTRCPIVKLLLFPVKVQGEGAAQEIAAAIEEANRPNHGLEVLIAGRGGGSIEDLWAFNEEIVARSIVASRLPLISAVGHQTDFTISDFVADVRAATPSQAAELVVPNLGILRQRVESLIRNIVHDLHRQWELAAARLKELNRAAPLRDPRVLIESRMQRLDTAVERMVDRLRERKDREGDRVSRAYDRLRIFLAKLMVPRKLRFEKSVSNLSMLNPLSILARGYSVVSREGGQIVKRSGQVHRGEQVSVRLYEGGLACQVTQILKTSET, encoded by the coding sequence ATGGACCTATTCGAATACGCCTCGCAGCAGCAGGAGGAGCCTGAAGAAGGCGAACGCCAATTCAACGAGGCGATCTACACCGTCAGCGAAATCACGTCGGAGGTGAAATCGCTCATCCACGCCCGTTTCGGAAAGTCGAGCATCTGGATCAAAGGGGAGATTTCGAATTTTAAGGGTCGGAACCAGTCGGGGCACATGTATTTCTTCCTCAAAGACGAGAACGCCGTCCTCAACTGCGTCTTCTTTCGGAACGCCAATCAGCGGATCGATTTTGAACTCCAGGAAGGTCTTGAAGTATTGGCTTTGGGCCGGCTGGATGTCTGGGCGCCCGGCGGAAAATACCAGCTCATCATTGAAGCCATCCGGCCGGGAGGCGCGGGAGAGCTCTATCTTCGTTTTGAACAGCTGAAGAAGAAGTTGGAACTGGAAGGTCTATTCGATCCTGCAAGAAAGCGGAAACTCCCCGCCTTTCCGAAACGGATCGGATTGATCACGTCGCCCACAGGCGCCGCCATTCGCGACATGATTCACGTCATCCGGACCCGCTGCCCGATCGTCAAGCTCCTGCTGTTTCCCGTGAAAGTACAGGGGGAGGGAGCGGCACAGGAGATCGCTGCGGCCATCGAGGAAGCCAATCGGCCTAACCACGGTTTGGAAGTTCTGATTGCCGGGCGCGGCGGCGGATCGATTGAGGATTTATGGGCGTTCAACGAGGAAATCGTCGCGAGAAGCATCGTCGCTTCAAGGCTACCGTTGATTTCCGCCGTGGGGCACCAAACTGATTTCACGATTTCGGATTTTGTCGCCGACGTCCGGGCGGCCACTCCCTCGCAAGCGGCGGAGTTAGTCGTGCCGAATCTGGGCATTCTCCGCCAGCGGGTCGAATCTTTAATCCGAAATATCGTTCACGATTTGCACCGCCAATGGGAGCTGGCGGCGGCCCGGCTGAAAGAGCTCAATCGCGCGGCGCCGCTTCGCGATCCGCGCGTGTTGATTGAAAGCCGCATGCAACGGCTGGACACCGCCGTGGAGCGGATGGTCGATCGCCTGCGCGAGCGGAAAGATCGGGAGGGCGACCGAGTGTCGCGTGCGTATGATCGGCTCCGCATTTTCTTGGCGAAATTGATGGTGCCGCGCAAACTCCGTTTTGAGAAGAGTGTCAGCAATCTAAGTATGCTCAATCCGTTGTCCATTTTGGCTCGGGGGTACAGCGTGGTGAGCCGAGAGGGCGGCCAAATCGTCAAGCGGAGCGGTCAGGTTCATCGCGGCGAACAGGTATCGGTCCGTCTGTACGAAGGAGGTCTCGCGTGTCAGGTCACACAGATCTTGAAGACATCCGAAACATAG
- a CDS encoding RimK family alpha-L-glutamate ligase, producing MRIKILARSRANYSNRRFREEAKRLRYKLTVSDPLDFDIVLGRATPMLYRNGRKADQCDVVTTRIGASITNYALAVVSQFEMMGVPVVNNSISIIRTRNKLRCIQLMSRHDIDIPRTVVVRKPIDIPSAVEMVGGFPVILKLLSGTQGVGVMLAETMQTIESTLDTLWSLGQDILIQECVKESVGRDIRVIVVGGQVVAAMRRQARLGEFRSNIHRGGIGTPVELPKEYERMAKQATKIVGLQIAGVDLLESHEGPKVIEVNSSPGLEGVEAATGVNVARKILQCLAAAANQKNPMRKAL from the coding sequence ATGCGGATCAAGATCCTGGCCCGAAGCAGGGCGAACTATTCCAATCGACGGTTTCGCGAAGAAGCGAAGCGCCTTCGGTACAAACTCACGGTCTCCGATCCGCTCGACTTCGATATCGTGCTCGGCCGGGCCACGCCGATGCTCTATCGCAACGGCCGAAAGGCGGATCAGTGCGATGTCGTCACGACCCGGATCGGAGCGTCGATCACCAACTACGCCCTCGCCGTGGTCTCGCAGTTTGAGATGATGGGGGTGCCCGTCGTCAACAATTCGATCTCCATCATCCGCACGCGCAACAAGCTCCGCTGCATTCAACTGATGAGTCGGCACGATATTGATATTCCGAGGACCGTTGTCGTTCGAAAGCCGATCGACATCCCGAGTGCCGTGGAGATGGTGGGCGGCTTTCCGGTGATTCTAAAGCTCTTGAGCGGAACGCAGGGTGTCGGCGTCATGCTGGCGGAGACGATGCAAACGATCGAGTCGACGCTGGATACGCTCTGGAGCCTGGGACAGGATATTTTGATCCAAGAATGCGTCAAAGAGTCGGTCGGTCGGGATATTCGCGTGATCGTCGTCGGCGGCCAAGTGGTGGCGGCGATGCGGAGGCAGGCGCGTCTCGGTGAATTTCGCTCGAACATTCACCGCGGAGGGATCGGAACGCCGGTGGAGCTGCCGAAAGAATATGAACGAATGGCGAAACAGGCGACCAAGATCGTCGGTCTTCAAATCGCCGGCGTCGATCTCTTGGAATCGCACGAAGGGCCGAAGGTGATCGAGGTGAATTCCTCGCCGGGGTTGGAAGGAGTGGAGGCGGCTACGGGAGTGAATGTGGCCCGAAAAATCTTGCAATGCCTAGCGGCCGCGGCGAATCAAAAGAATCCGATGCGAAAGGCTTTGTGA